In Massilia antarctica, the following are encoded in one genomic region:
- a CDS encoding MFS transporter: MQASSSIWSGRYVALLLATFAYFLTMGIMLPILPVHVKVALHGGGREMGLVIGAFGFSALLFRPLAGYLGDRFGRRPIAVGGAFIVAVSVFMYSQCTTVASLSVARFITGIGEAFVFVAVLSMISDIIAPQGRGRAFNFFTIALYAGMSVGPLAGEFLYQEYFTRYVWLFGAATAASAGAIFLLLGETNANCGGRPRIRLIHPAALRPGLILIASVFGLAGFNAFVPLYAKMLHLSGSALLFAVFACALIATRILGAGLPERLGNETMTKIALACSAGGLVLIGLSNSLPMVLAATLVFSVGQAFAFPVLTAIAVAKAGPSDRAAVLATFSAFLDAGFCFSPMILGLIADHVRLETIFFICAAVSVAGFIGIFRAAPASVVAH; the protein is encoded by the coding sequence ATGCAAGCATCTTCCAGCATCTGGAGCGGGCGCTATGTGGCGCTGCTGCTCGCCACCTTTGCCTATTTTTTGACGATGGGCATCATGCTGCCGATTCTGCCGGTGCACGTGAAGGTGGCGCTGCACGGCGGTGGGCGCGAGATGGGACTGGTGATCGGCGCCTTCGGCTTTTCCGCGCTGCTGTTCCGGCCCTTGGCCGGCTACCTGGGCGACCGCTTCGGGCGCCGTCCGATTGCCGTTGGCGGCGCCTTCATCGTGGCCGTGTCCGTATTCATGTACAGCCAGTGCACAACGGTCGCGAGCTTGTCGGTGGCGCGTTTTATTACCGGCATCGGCGAGGCTTTCGTGTTTGTCGCGGTGCTGAGCATGATCAGCGACATCATTGCGCCGCAGGGCCGCGGGCGGGCCTTCAACTTCTTCACCATCGCCCTGTACGCAGGGATGTCGGTGGGGCCGCTGGCGGGCGAATTCCTGTACCAGGAATACTTTACCCGCTATGTGTGGCTGTTCGGTGCGGCCACGGCAGCGAGCGCCGGCGCCATCTTCCTGCTGCTGGGGGAGACCAACGCCAACTGCGGCGGGCGTCCACGCATCCGCCTGATCCATCCGGCGGCGTTGCGGCCTGGGCTGATCCTGATTGCCAGCGTGTTCGGGCTTGCCGGCTTCAACGCCTTCGTTCCCCTGTACGCCAAGATGCTGCACCTGTCCGGCTCCGCGCTCTTGTTCGCGGTGTTTGCCTGCGCCCTGATCGCCACCCGCATCCTGGGCGCCGGCCTGCCCGAACGGCTGGGCAACGAAACGATGACCAAGATCGCGCTGGCCTGCTCGGCAGGCGGCTTGGTGCTGATCGGCCTGTCGAACAGCCTGCCGATGGTCCTGGCCGCCACCCTGGTGTTTTCGGTCGGGCAGGCGTTTGCCTTTCCTGTACTCACCGCCATTGCCGTGGCCAAGGCGGGGCCGAGCGACCGCGCCGCCGTGCTGGCCACGTTTTCCGCTTTTCTCGACGCCGGCTTCTGCTTCAGCCCGATGATTCTGGGCCTGATTGCCGACCACGTCCGTCTTGAAACCATTTTCTTCATCTGCGCGGCGGTA